One genomic region from Microcystis panniformis FACHB-1757 encodes:
- a CDS encoding glycosyltransferase, with protein MAENYWSREDDNEELDPIGSLLSDWSDPEDEEEEFRSEIFQGRSGRRQKAAFSLMAIWTIIIGLHWLSWGYWAIIALTMVLSGQALRLLFTKPETPPIPLPDWDLASVPRVSLLVAAKNEETVITKLVNYLCHLDYPQDKLEVWIVDDYSTDNTGAILDRLALEYPQLKILHRPANAGGGKSGALNQVLSLTNGEIIGVFDADAGLSSDLLRHVVPMFDDREVGAVQVRKAIANAAENFWTKGQAVEMIFDSCFQQQRIAVGGIGELRGNGQFVRRSALNRCGGWNEQTITDDLDLTIRLHIDNWKINVLNFPAVAEEGVTTAIALWHQRNRWAEGGFQRYLDYWKAILKSPMPWPKKFDLIAFLLVQYILPAAAIPDLLITITQHQAPILTPLTGLALSLSLWGMVTGLIRVNTGKKFTFALGLDILAQTIRGMIYMMHWFIIIPSVSLRMALRPKRLKWVKTVHLGEHLSAEV; from the coding sequence ATGGCAGAAAATTATTGGTCGCGAGAGGATGATAACGAAGAATTAGACCCGATTGGTTCCCTCCTATCTGACTGGTCCGATCCCGAAGATGAGGAGGAGGAATTTAGGAGCGAAATTTTTCAAGGCCGATCGGGACGCAGACAGAAAGCGGCTTTTAGCCTCATGGCGATCTGGACAATAATTATCGGACTTCATTGGCTGAGTTGGGGTTATTGGGCAATTATCGCCTTAACTATGGTACTATCGGGGCAAGCTTTGCGGCTGCTGTTCACGAAACCAGAAACGCCGCCAATTCCTTTGCCAGATTGGGATTTAGCCTCTGTCCCCAGGGTGTCCCTCTTAGTAGCGGCCAAAAATGAAGAAACTGTAATCACGAAGCTGGTTAATTATCTCTGTCATCTAGACTATCCCCAAGATAAGTTAGAAGTTTGGATCGTCGATGACTATAGTACCGATAACACCGGTGCAATTCTTGATCGCCTTGCTTTAGAATATCCCCAATTAAAAATTCTCCATCGTCCTGCTAATGCCGGAGGTGGCAAATCTGGCGCCTTGAATCAGGTTTTATCCCTGACTAACGGGGAAATTATCGGCGTATTCGATGCGGATGCGGGATTATCCTCCGATTTACTGCGTCATGTGGTCCCAATGTTCGACGATCGAGAAGTGGGTGCGGTACAGGTGCGAAAAGCGATCGCCAATGCTGCCGAAAACTTCTGGACCAAAGGACAAGCGGTAGAAATGATCTTTGATAGCTGTTTCCAACAGCAACGGATCGCAGTGGGAGGGATCGGAGAATTGCGCGGAAATGGTCAATTTGTCCGTCGTAGTGCCTTAAATCGTTGCGGGGGTTGGAATGAACAAACGATCACCGACGATCTTGATTTAACTATTCGTCTCCATATTGATAATTGGAAAATTAATGTCTTAAATTTTCCCGCAGTAGCGGAAGAAGGGGTGACAACTGCGATCGCTTTATGGCATCAGCGCAATCGTTGGGCCGAGGGTGGTTTTCAGCGTTATCTCGACTATTGGAAAGCAATTTTAAAGTCTCCCATGCCTTGGCCGAAAAAGTTTGATTTAATTGCTTTTTTGCTCGTTCAATATATCTTACCTGCGGCCGCTATTCCCGATCTTTTAATCACAATTACCCAGCATCAAGCCCCGATTTTAACGCCTTTAACTGGTTTGGCTCTTTCCCTTTCTCTCTGGGGGATGGTGACAGGATTAATCCGAGTCAATACGGGTAAAAAATTCACTTTTGCTCTCGGTTTGGACATCCTGGCTCAAACCATTCGCGGCATGATTTATATGATGCACTGGTTTATTATTATTCCCAGTGTCAG
- a CDS encoding bifunctional sterol desaturase/short chain dehydrogenase: MSNLLLCVGLICGSIIWVEIVRDCYHALAHHWQPLYRLHVWHHRVFRPDLSVMSEEIYRRAHWYNDVPEALVMLAASVLPVLLAYSWGFDRPWLGWLGSLYTLAFLSTAIGRGLGIANLEELTDLTHRPGEFESFPAQWRVNRTYHWRHHFDNQKAYYCGTFTFMDKLMGTALSLKGKTIAITGANGTLGRSLLKYLQLKGAKVIALTSGENAIALEINGESVPVKTVKWQIGEETQLENLFKSVDILILNHGVNVHGQRTPEAIELAYEVNTFSVWRLMELFFKTVRTNEQIARKEVWVNTSEAEVNPAFSPLYELSKRAIGDMITLRRLDAPCVVRKLILGPFKSNLNPVGIMSADWVAKQIIKAVQRDSRNIIITINPLTFITFPIKEFSVSTYLKLFTRSPKNRENP; this comes from the coding sequence ATGTCAAACCTGCTCCTCTGTGTCGGACTGATTTGTGGCTCAATTATTTGGGTGGAGATCGTGCGTGATTGCTATCATGCTCTGGCCCACCATTGGCAGCCCCTTTATCGTCTGCACGTCTGGCATCATCGGGTTTTTCGTCCCGATCTGTCGGTAATGAGCGAGGAAATTTATCGTCGGGCGCACTGGTACAATGATGTACCGGAGGCCTTGGTGATGTTGGCTGCCAGTGTTTTACCGGTACTACTGGCCTACTCTTGGGGGTTCGATCGCCCTTGGTTGGGTTGGTTAGGTTCCCTTTATACTTTGGCTTTTCTCAGTACGGCGATCGGTCGAGGTTTAGGTATCGCCAATCTGGAGGAATTAACCGATTTAACCCATCGTCCGGGGGAATTTGAGAGTTTTCCCGCTCAATGGCGCGTTAATCGTACCTACCACTGGCGACACCATTTTGATAACCAAAAGGCTTATTATTGTGGCACTTTCACCTTTATGGATAAATTGATGGGGACGGCACTTTCTCTCAAGGGTAAAACGATCGCCATTACCGGAGCGAATGGAACTTTAGGGCGATCGCTGTTAAAGTACCTACAACTGAAGGGAGCCAAGGTGATCGCGCTCACTTCTGGGGAGAATGCGATCGCTCTTGAAATTAACGGCGAATCAGTACCCGTAAAAACCGTGAAATGGCAAATCGGCGAAGAAACGCAACTTGAGAACCTATTTAAGTCTGTAGATATACTGATTTTAAATCATGGCGTTAATGTCCACGGCCAAAGAACCCCAGAAGCGATCGAATTAGCCTACGAAGTGAATACTTTTTCCGTCTGGCGTTTAATGGAATTATTCTTCAAAACTGTCCGCACTAACGAGCAAATTGCCCGCAAGGAAGTCTGGGTGAATACCTCGGAAGCGGAGGTTAATCCTGCCTTTAGTCCCCTCTACGAACTCAGTAAACGAGCGATCGGTGATATGATTACCCTGCGTCGTTTAGATGCTCCCTGTGTGGTGAGAAAGCTAATTCTTGGCCCTTTTAAGAGTAATTTAAATCCTGTGGGTATTATGTCGGCCGATTGGGTGGCTAAACAGATTATCAAGGCGGTACAGAGGGATAGCCGCAATATTATTATTACTATTAATCCCTTGACTTTTATCACCTTCCCAATTAAAGAATTCTCTGTTTCTACCTACTTAAAACTATTTACTCGTTCCCCAAAAAATCGGGAAAATCCCTAA